One genomic segment of Naumovozyma castellii chromosome 9, complete genome includes these proteins:
- the NCAS0I00840 gene encoding uncharacterized protein, translating to MDLKRVERENMSSRAALTNDVLEDQYVNLPSKIFKSWWTYELNELWQSLLFKSFLVSLVVAIPLVIYFSITNPILLIGIINVFLVPLILGSLAVSKLNEKRLMIRQDNENINKLFLEIIQWKPNVDPRSWDLIALHINQHLYEMGNWNTPGFFYDGHLVYAWFKPIRAYYIANEEQDRTVSTENSKNSILKKQEYQFKQYKKLAVEAYNAAVDDYWQDQYPMTASLMTNSNQSPV from the coding sequence ATGGACTTGAAAAGAGTCGAAAGAGAAAACATGTCGTCAAGGGCAGCACTTACAAATGATGTATTAGAGGACCAGTACGTTAATCTCCCATccaaaatttttaaatcatGGTGGACTTATGAACTAAATGAACTATGGCAGTCACTTTTGTTCAAATCATTTCTTGTTTCCCTAGTCGTTGCGATTCCGCTAGTGATATATTTCTCTATAACGAATCCAATACTTCTAATCGGAATCATTAACGTATTTCTTGTCCCCTTAATATTGGGGTCATTGGCTGTTAGTAAACTAAATGAGAAGAGGTTAATGATAAGACaggataatgaaaatataaacaaaCTTTTTCtggaaattattcaatggAAACCAAATGTGGATCCCAGATCTTGGGACCTTATTGCACTTCATATAAATCAACATTTATACGAAATGGGCAATTGGAACACGCCAGGATTCTTTTATGACGGTCATTTGGTCTATGCTTGGTTTAAACCGATCAGGGCTTATTATATTGCtaatgaagaacaagatcGAACGGTTTCAACCGAAAACTCAAAGAATAGTATATTAAAGAAGCAAGAATATCAATTTAAACAGTATAAAAAATTGGCAGTGGAAGCTTACAATGCAGCTGTTGATGACTATTGGCAGGATCAATACCCAATGACAGCATCCCTGATGACAAATTCCAATCAATCTCCAGTTTGA